A window of Jannaschia sp. M317 contains these coding sequences:
- a CDS encoding LacI family DNA-binding transcriptional regulator, giving the protein MTRVRVDGKGARVTIAQLAAETGLTKGTVSRALNGYPDIAEATRARVQRAADRLGYRPMAQAQAIRTGRAKALGLVMEVSEHDGHSPFLTDFLAGVTTAAGAQGWTLTVATAPSGEQMRDVLDGLIEDRKADGFILQRTLRKDPRIEYLREKGVPFVLYGRCEDLTGISYYDIRGGAAMRAGVRRLVEMGHRDIALVTSGSEYNYAHLRTQGFLTAMAAEGLTPVDVVWGARDHADGVRATRQLLDRDAPPTAIIYVLDQAALGGYRAVKERGLTVGQDVSIMAYDGIPEAANASPPLTTWKVDTKAAGAALARMLIERIKGEAEPEALRWLADATLVEGGSDGPPARTSAHLRQKMINQEGGNA; this is encoded by the coding sequence ATGACACGTGTTCGCGTGGACGGGAAAGGTGCGCGCGTCACCATCGCTCAGCTTGCTGCTGAGACCGGATTGACCAAGGGAACGGTCAGTCGGGCGCTCAACGGGTATCCCGATATCGCCGAGGCAACCCGTGCGCGTGTGCAGCGGGCGGCTGACCGGCTGGGCTATCGTCCGATGGCGCAGGCGCAGGCGATCCGTACGGGGCGGGCCAAGGCGCTGGGTCTCGTGATGGAGGTCAGCGAACATGACGGACACTCGCCATTCCTGACCGATTTTCTGGCGGGCGTGACGACGGCAGCAGGCGCTCAGGGCTGGACGCTGACGGTGGCCACCGCCCCCTCGGGCGAGCAGATGCGCGACGTCTTGGACGGGCTGATCGAGGACCGCAAGGCCGATGGTTTCATCCTGCAACGGACCCTGCGCAAAGACCCGCGGATCGAGTATCTGCGCGAAAAAGGCGTGCCGTTCGTTCTCTATGGTCGGTGCGAGGATCTGACCGGGATCAGCTACTACGACATCCGTGGCGGGGCCGCGATGCGTGCGGGCGTGCGGCGGCTGGTCGAGATGGGGCACCGGGACATTGCGCTGGTGACCAGCGGGTCGGAATACAACTATGCGCATCTGCGCACCCAGGGGTTCCTGACGGCCATGGCGGCCGAGGGGCTGACCCCGGTGGACGTGGTCTGGGGCGCGCGCGATCATGCCGACGGCGTGCGCGCGACGCGGCAGCTTTTGGACCGGGATGCCCCGCCCACGGCGATTATCTACGTTCTCGATCAGGCGGCCCTGGGGGGGTACCGCGCGGTCAAGGAACGCGGGCTGACGGTCGGACAGGACGTGTCGATCATGGCTTATGACGGCATCCCCGAGGCTGCGAATGCCAGCCCGCCCTTGACCACCTGGAAGGTGGACACAAAGGCGGCGGGCGCGGCTTTGGCGCGGATGCTGATCGAAAGGATCAAGGGGGAGGCGGAGCCCGAGGCGCTGCGCTGGTTGGCGGATGCCACCCTTGTAGAGGGGGGCTCTGACGGGCCGCCCGCACGGACTTCGGCGCACCTGCGCCAGAAGATGATCAACCAAGAGGGAGGAAACGCATGA
- the hppD gene encoding 4-hydroxyphenylpyruvate dioxygenase, which yields MGPFPHDAPYAEISAENPAGTDGFEFVEFASETPQDLRDVFTRQGYTHVATHKTRAIEVWQQGDITYLINAEPGSHAMDFVAEHGPCAPAMGWRVADADHAFAYAVSKGGKPFEGAKSLDAPAIVGIGGSLIYFIDQYRDASPYNAEFDWIANAHPAGVGFHYLDHLTHNVHKGNMDVWFKFYGDLFNFREIRFFDIQGKHSGLLSRALTSPCGRIRIPINEDRGETGQIVEYLKRYNGEGIQHIAVGAKDIYESVDAIAANGVKFMPKPPATYYPLSQDRVAGHEEPLDALEKHGILIDGEGVVELDGGQGRETRILLQIFSKTCIGPIFFEFIQRKGDDGFGEGNFKALFEAIEQDQIDRGVLKAG from the coding sequence ATGGGTCCGTTCCCTCACGATGCCCCCTATGCCGAGATCAGCGCCGAGAACCCCGCGGGCACCGACGGGTTCGAGTTCGTCGAATTCGCCAGCGAGACACCCCAGGATTTGCGCGACGTCTTTACGCGCCAAGGTTACACGCATGTCGCCACCCACAAGACGCGCGCCATCGAAGTCTGGCAGCAAGGCGACATCACCTATCTGATCAACGCCGAGCCGGGCAGCCATGCGATGGATTTCGTCGCCGAACACGGCCCCTGCGCGCCCGCGATGGGCTGGCGGGTGGCCGACGCCGATCATGCCTTTGCCTATGCCGTGTCCAAGGGGGGCAAGCCGTTCGAAGGGGCAAAGTCGCTGGACGCGCCCGCCATTGTCGGGATCGGCGGCAGCCTGATCTATTTCATCGATCAGTATCGCGACGCTTCCCCTTACAACGCGGAGTTCGACTGGATCGCGAACGCGCACCCTGCGGGCGTCGGCTTTCACTACCTCGATCACCTCACGCACAACGTCCACAAAGGGAACATGGACGTCTGGTTCAAATTCTACGGCGATCTGTTCAACTTCCGCGAAATCCGGTTCTTCGACATCCAGGGCAAGCATTCGGGCCTGCTGTCGCGCGCGTTGACCTCGCCCTGCGGACGGATTCGGATTCCGATCAACGAGGACCGGGGCGAGACCGGGCAGATCGTCGAATACCTCAAGCGTTACAACGGTGAGGGCATTCAGCACATCGCGGTCGGGGCCAAGGACATCTACGAGTCGGTCGATGCCATCGCCGCCAACGGCGTCAAGTTCATGCCAAAGCCGCCCGCCACCTATTACCCCCTGTCGCAGGACCGGGTCGCCGGTCACGAAGAGCCGCTGGACGCGCTGGAAAAGCACGGCATTCTGATCGACGGCGAAGGTGTGGTCGAACTTGATGGCGGGCAGGGGCGCGAGACGCGCATCCTGTTGCAGATCTTTTCCAAGACCTGCATCGGACCGATCTTTTTCGAGTTCATCCAGCGCAAGGGCGACGACGGCTTTGGCGAAGGCAACTTCAAGGCCTTGTTCGAGGCGATCGAGCAGGATCAGATCGACAGGGGCGTCCTGAAAGCGGGCTAG
- a CDS encoding Lrp/AsnC family transcriptional regulator: protein MDDTDRRILHLLQRDASLTADALGRALGLSASQAGRRRARLEGTGVVRATVVRLDPAQLGLDVQAFVQVQMTSHAPVRARAFLQLLEAEPRVASVWTMTGEADYLLRVWCRDLSSLNDLVHRVLLPHDAVARVQSQIVMDQPKRDSPLPV, encoded by the coding sequence ATGGATGACACCGACCGCCGCATTTTGCACCTGCTTCAACGGGACGCCAGCCTGACCGCCGATGCCTTGGGCCGGGCGCTTGGCCTGTCGGCCAGCCAGGCCGGTCGTCGCCGCGCCCGGTTGGAAGGCACGGGCGTCGTGCGCGCGACCGTGGTGCGCCTGGACCCCGCGCAGCTGGGTCTGGATGTGCAGGCCTTTGTTCAGGTGCAGATGACCAGCCATGCCCCCGTGCGCGCCCGCGCCTTTCTGCAACTGTTGGAGGCGGAACCGCGCGTCGCCTCGGTCTGGACCATGACCGGCGAGGCCGATTATCTGCTGCGGGTCTGGTGTCGCGACCTGAGCAGCCTCAACGACCTCGTGCATCGGGTGCTGCTGCCACACGACGCCGTGGCGCGGGTTCAAAGTCAGATCGTGATGGATCAGCCCAAACGCGACAGCCCCCTGCCGGTATAG
- a CDS encoding monovalent cation:proton antiporter-2 (CPA2) family protein, translated as MESFLFQAAIYLGAATLCVPLAVRFGLGSVLGYLVAGILIGPVTGLVGSETESLQHFAEFGVVMMLFLIGLELEPRALWDMRARLLGLGLGQVTLTMAAISGAAFFFGMTWQVSVAIGMTLALSSTAIVMQTLNEKQLTPTRGGRSAFSVLLAQDIVVIPMLAVMPLLATGQSHGDGGHGTDAMGDGESAQMVADVTHWVDTLPAWGLTALTIGAVAIVILGGLFLTRPIFTFAAQARLREMHTVVSLLFVIGVAVLMNLVGLSPALGTFLAGVVLANSEFRHELEADIEPFKGILLGLFFITVGAGIDFGTFVGAPLVVLGVVAGLMAVKGTILFVLALIFRMKGRDRILFTLSLAQAGEFGFVLVSVGVQDGVFGQEVSAILLLAVALSMLLTPLLFIAHDKLAARHKSEADVPADEIDETAEVIIAGVGRFGQMVHRMLQGSGVSTVVLDRDMETIQLLRRFGIKTYLGDPTRPELLKAAGLATAKVLVVALDDRADAVKLTKMAKKANPDIHVVARAYDRVHVYELYRAGARDIVREMFDGSLRAGRYALERLGWTETDAHEAREAFYKHDRESLLELAQLWKPGVPISENPEYTAKARELSKGLENAILTRFGEDDDAAAAARDDSEPSDRQI; from the coding sequence ATGGAAAGCTTTCTCTTTCAGGCCGCGATTTACCTCGGTGCCGCCACGCTCTGTGTGCCGCTGGCCGTTCGCTTCGGGCTGGGCTCCGTTCTGGGCTATCTGGTTGCCGGTATTCTGATCGGACCGGTTACCGGTCTCGTCGGCTCTGAAACCGAAAGCTTGCAGCATTTCGCTGAATTCGGCGTCGTCATGATGCTGTTCCTCATCGGGCTGGAGCTGGAACCCCGCGCGTTGTGGGACATGCGGGCGCGGTTGCTGGGACTGGGTCTGGGGCAAGTCACGCTGACCATGGCCGCGATTTCGGGGGCCGCGTTCTTTTTCGGGATGACCTGGCAGGTTTCGGTGGCGATCGGTATGACCCTGGCGCTGTCATCCACGGCGATCGTGATGCAGACCCTCAACGAGAAGCAATTGACACCGACGCGGGGCGGGCGCTCCGCCTTCTCGGTGCTGCTGGCGCAGGACATCGTGGTGATCCCGATGCTGGCGGTCATGCCGCTTTTGGCAACGGGACAAAGCCATGGCGATGGCGGCCACGGGACCGATGCCATGGGCGACGGGGAAAGCGCCCAGATGGTCGCGGATGTGACCCATTGGGTCGACACCCTGCCGGCCTGGGGCCTGACCGCGCTGACCATCGGAGCGGTGGCCATCGTGATCCTGGGCGGGCTGTTCCTGACGCGCCCGATCTTTACCTTTGCCGCTCAGGCTCGCCTGCGCGAGATGCACACCGTTGTCTCGCTGCTGTTCGTGATTGGCGTCGCAGTCTTGATGAACCTCGTCGGCCTGTCGCCCGCGCTGGGCACGTTTCTGGCGGGGGTCGTTCTGGCGAATTCCGAATTCCGGCACGAGCTGGAGGCGGATATCGAGCCGTTCAAGGGCATCCTGCTTGGCTTGTTCTTCATCACCGTCGGCGCGGGCATCGATTTTGGCACCTTTGTTGGTGCGCCGCTGGTGGTTCTGGGGGTCGTTGCCGGGCTGATGGCGGTCAAGGGCACGATCCTGTTCGTGCTTGCCCTGATCTTCCGCATGAAGGGACGTGACCGGATCCTGTTCACCCTGTCACTGGCACAGGCGGGTGAATTCGGGTTTGTCCTTGTGTCGGTCGGCGTGCAGGACGGGGTCTTCGGGCAGGAGGTGTCGGCCATCCTGTTGCTGGCCGTGGCGCTGTCCATGCTTCTGACGCCACTCTTGTTCATTGCCCATGACAAGTTGGCCGCCCGGCACAAGAGCGAGGCCGACGTGCCCGCAGACGAGATCGACGAGACGGCCGAGGTCATCATCGCCGGCGTCGGGCGTTTCGGTCAAATGGTCCACCGGATGTTGCAGGGGTCCGGCGTGTCGACGGTGGTTCTGGACCGCGACATGGAGACGATCCAACTGTTGCGCCGTTTCGGGATCAAGACCTATCTGGGTGACCCGACCCGCCCCGAGCTGCTGAAGGCGGCGGGGCTGGCCACGGCCAAGGTCCTTGTCGTGGCGCTGGACGACCGGGCGGACGCCGTGAAACTGACGAAGATGGCCAAAAAGGCGAACCCGGACATCCACGTGGTCGCCCGTGCCTATGACCGGGTGCATGTCTATGAGCTGTACCGGGCCGGTGCCCGCGATATCGTGCGCGAAATGTTCGACGGCTCGCTGCGGGCCGGGCGCTATGCATTGGAACGTCTGGGGTGGACCGAAACGGACGCCCACGAAGCGCGCGAAGCGTTCTACAAACACGACCGGGAGTCGCTGCTGGAACTGGCGCAGTTGTGGAAGCCGGGGGTGCCGATCAGCGAGAACCCGGAATACACCGCCAAGGCGCGCGAACTGTCAAAGGGCCTGGAGAATGCCATCCTCACCCGGTTCGGGGAGGATGACGACGCCGCCGCGGCCGCCCGCGACGACTCAGAGCCATCGGACCGCCAGATCTGA